Proteins from a genomic interval of Halomonas alkaliantarctica:
- a CDS encoding CobW family GTP-binding protein: MAGLAKVPVHIITGFLGSGKTTLIHSLIEQKPVDETWAILVNEFGQIGIDQAMFDARDDVVVKGLPGGCLCCQLAFVLQAALVNLLARSKPDRVIIEPSGLGHPAGLLDLLRGEAFLEVVEVRDIIATLDPRRLDDARARQHDTFRDQLDMADAVALTMLDQSTPEQLSAAHTFVAQRWPPRKWVQEALQGELPIALLTQSGSAEASDISMPANHQQLAAAPSIAGAFFDFPPPPGQPQRETATSLGYTSTGLRWHPSERFELDNLAACLGEFPSEARIKGVFHTDSGWKRLNRAGGTLSVESSAWRQDSRLEVIIPDTSPALDINIEGRIRSLILD; the protein is encoded by the coding sequence TTGGCAGGCTTGGCAAAAGTGCCGGTGCATATCATTACCGGCTTTCTTGGCAGCGGCAAAACCACGCTTATCCACAGCCTCATCGAGCAGAAGCCTGTGGATGAAACCTGGGCCATTTTGGTCAACGAGTTTGGTCAAATCGGCATCGATCAGGCCATGTTTGACGCCCGTGACGATGTGGTGGTGAAAGGCCTGCCCGGCGGCTGTCTGTGCTGCCAGCTCGCCTTTGTACTGCAAGCGGCACTGGTGAATTTACTCGCGCGCAGCAAGCCTGATCGCGTCATCATCGAACCCTCAGGCCTTGGACACCCGGCGGGTCTGTTGGATCTACTGCGTGGCGAAGCCTTTCTTGAGGTGGTCGAGGTACGCGATATTATTGCCACCCTCGACCCCCGCCGATTAGATGACGCCCGCGCGCGACAGCACGACACCTTCCGTGATCAGCTCGATATGGCCGACGCCGTAGCGCTCACCATGCTCGACCAGAGCACACCCGAACAGCTCAGCGCCGCCCACACCTTTGTGGCGCAGCGCTGGCCGCCGCGTAAATGGGTGCAGGAAGCCCTGCAGGGCGAACTACCGATAGCGTTGTTGACCCAAAGCGGAAGCGCCGAAGCAAGCGATATAAGCATGCCCGCCAACCATCAACAGCTGGCGGCAGCGCCCAGCATAGCCGGGGCGTTTTTTGACTTCCCACCCCCGCCCGGCCAGCCCCAGCGTGAAACCGCCACCTCGCTGGGCTACACCAGCACGGGACTACGTTGGCATCCAAGCGAGCGCTTCGAACTGGATAACTTGGCCGCCTGTTTGGGAGAGTTTCCCAGCGAGGCGCGCATTAAAGGCGTGTTTCATACCGATAGCGGCTGGAAACGCCTTAACCGCGCCGGCGGTACGCTTAGCGTTGAAAGCAGCGCATGGCGTCAAGACTCCCGGCTGGAAGTGATCATTCCCGATACGAGTCCCGCTCTCGATATCAATATCGAAGGCCGAATCCGCTCGCTGATACTGGATTAA
- a CDS encoding LysR family transcriptional regulator, with protein sequence MASLGQMSDYEIRLIRIFKTVVECGGFTAAETTLGISRSAISQHMNDLEGRLGFSLCQRGRGGFSLTEEGKEIYQAGLTLLTALETFKSDVNALHQTIKGELNIGITDNLVTLPAMHVTNALAELSAPEHEVTLHIHMEPSDAVIRGVMDGHLHVGVVPSVNLPTSLEARHLYDEPSYLYCAADHPLFTEDDDTLSGADIALHSAIAPRYPLPVEARQAHDALSLRASASDREGAAFLILTGRFIGFLPEHVAAQWVSAGKMRALHTATQHYRIPFVLITRHDRRPNRVVDAFLRLIKSS encoded by the coding sequence ATGGCATCGCTGGGCCAAATGAGCGACTACGAGATACGTCTCATCCGTATTTTCAAGACGGTCGTTGAGTGCGGCGGCTTTACCGCTGCGGAAACCACGCTGGGTATTAGCCGCTCGGCGATTAGCCAGCACATGAACGATTTGGAGGGGAGGTTGGGCTTCTCGCTCTGCCAGCGGGGGCGTGGCGGTTTTAGTTTAACCGAAGAGGGCAAAGAGATTTATCAGGCAGGATTGACGTTACTAACCGCGCTTGAAACCTTCAAAAGCGACGTTAACGCTCTGCATCAGACGATCAAGGGCGAGCTGAATATCGGCATCACCGATAACCTGGTAACGCTCCCCGCCATGCACGTGACCAATGCATTGGCTGAGCTTAGCGCGCCGGAGCATGAGGTCACGCTGCATATTCATATGGAGCCTTCTGACGCGGTAATTCGTGGGGTGATGGACGGTCACTTGCACGTCGGCGTAGTGCCTTCAGTGAATTTGCCCACCAGCTTGGAAGCGCGGCACCTTTATGATGAGCCCTCGTACCTTTACTGCGCGGCTGACCATCCACTGTTTACAGAGGACGATGACACGCTCAGTGGTGCAGATATCGCCTTACACTCCGCTATTGCGCCGCGCTATCCGCTACCGGTTGAGGCGCGCCAGGCGCATGATGCGCTAAGCCTGCGGGCTTCAGCATCCGACCGCGAAGGCGCCGCTTTTTTGATTCTTACCGGGCGTTTTATCGGCTTTCTGCCCGAACACGTAGCTGCTCAGTGGGTATCAGCGGGCAAGATGCGAGCGCTGCATACCGCCACGCAGCACTACCGCATTCCGTTTGTACTCATTACCCGCCATGACCGACGCCCTAACCGCGTCGTTGATGCATTTCTGCGCTTAATCAAAAGCAGCTAA
- a CDS encoding DUF3306 domain-containing protein: MSRLERWSRLKRNVPQEQDAPPTSLPAEKSVDELAVEPNASPHEVEPPNNGPDATQAPPEPGSLDDTLPDPETLEAGSDFSAFMVPGVSGALRRRALKRLWATGNYNVRDGLDDYDADYNKLLKPMDSELASKLRRWTHKVEEAVDKSLDEPESPKGVEENEQTDENPVALEEETSTPDAERETIVKKAPLDDQSDYLSDSNAKT; this comes from the coding sequence ATGAGCCGCCTAGAGCGCTGGTCGCGACTAAAACGCAACGTTCCCCAAGAGCAGGATGCGCCGCCAACGTCACTGCCTGCTGAAAAGTCCGTTGATGAACTGGCAGTCGAGCCGAATGCTTCGCCACACGAAGTAGAGCCGCCAAACAATGGCCCCGACGCAACACAGGCACCGCCAGAACCAGGCAGTCTCGACGACACCTTGCCTGACCCCGAAACGCTGGAGGCAGGCAGCGACTTCAGTGCCTTTATGGTGCCAGGAGTCAGTGGAGCCCTGCGGCGGCGTGCTTTAAAACGTCTGTGGGCCACCGGTAACTACAACGTTCGCGACGGCTTGGATGACTATGATGCCGACTATAATAAGCTGTTAAAGCCCATGGACTCCGAGCTCGCCAGCAAACTGCGCCGCTGGACGCATAAAGTGGAAGAGGCGGTTGATAAGTCACTAGACGAGCCCGAGTCCCCAAAAGGGGTAGAAGAGAACGAGCAAACAGATGAGAATCCGGTCGCACTTGAGGAAGAGACCTCAACGCCTGACGCTGAAAGGGAAACAATTGTAAAAAAAGCGCCGCTAGACGACCAGTCTGATTATTTATCTGACTCTAATGCGAAAACATGA
- a CDS encoding bifunctional diguanylate cyclase/phosphodiesterase, which yields MSATSNDVNDDVLKTTKTYHQQRRQVIALYLLALLVMAVLFGWLLSEQYEQEIEAAESRITARANVVTEWAKGVFAQSGQALFGLAELVALQGAPERGGVQALQRALENVTLYVSIVDEIAVVGSDGRLLASGRSNRRANVDISESAFFNAFKQAGQKELITPLYWSDMDQRYYLYHGRRLETSGGEFAGVVISSIVPEVFADALEQMHVYEGESIALIDSDSKLIARHPTPEEQFPIGMRVESAQASQEEARELANGEVAWSLKALSPIDGRERLFRMQRVGEYPMLAVVGVDLHQLLAAWRQRALILTLVMAVIALLGAWGARHYLNRLALAHQLRQRIEEREQARAEAQIAAAAFQTHLGILITDPRGTILKVNETFSRITGYNEAEIVGNNPRMFSSGLQNATFYRRLWKRVSKTGSWEGEIWNQRKNGELFPEWLTISAVYGADGILTHYVATMSDISERKVAEQEIHQLAFYDTLTGLANRRLFMDRIGTALKELQRHQRCGALLFIDIDNFKQINDTLGHYAGDLVLQSVARRMGQMLRDTDTLARLGSDEFAVLIEGVDSNYAQTTRLAERIAHKLLAVLNEPITLAEESITVTGSIGIAIMASNEYGVDDYLQQVDMALFQAKSNGRHGMCFFDPSMQAALLAHVKLEADLRQAQASQQWQLYYQPQVDHYGTITGVEALLRWHHPERGMVSPGDFIPLLESSELINDVGEWALEDACYQLARWAQHQRLSKLSVSVNISPLQFRDEHFLTRVEGVFARTQAPLQRLKLEVTESLFVEARDDAREKMLALKARGVRFSLDDFGTGYSSLAYLAHLPLDQLKIDQSFVQQVLESQANAAIVESTIALAESLNLEVIAEGVETKAQQAWLLAHECYAYQGYLFGRPVTVEAIEKLVTGD from the coding sequence ATGTCCGCTACCTCGAATGACGTAAATGATGATGTATTGAAAACTACCAAGACTTACCACCAACAACGCCGTCAGGTAATTGCGTTATATCTGTTAGCACTGTTAGTCATGGCGGTCCTGTTTGGTTGGCTGCTGAGCGAACAGTACGAGCAAGAAATTGAGGCCGCCGAGTCGCGGATTACCGCCCGCGCTAATGTGGTCACTGAGTGGGCGAAAGGCGTGTTCGCACAAAGCGGGCAAGCGCTGTTTGGGCTTGCGGAGTTGGTAGCGTTGCAAGGAGCGCCAGAGAGAGGCGGTGTCCAGGCGCTTCAGCGCGCATTAGAAAACGTGACCCTGTATGTCTCTATAGTGGACGAAATCGCTGTTGTGGGCTCTGATGGGCGTTTACTGGCGAGCGGTCGCAGCAACCGAAGAGCGAATGTGGATATCAGCGAGTCAGCGTTTTTTAATGCCTTCAAGCAAGCCGGGCAGAAGGAGCTGATTACCCCGCTTTACTGGTCTGACATGGATCAGCGCTACTATCTGTACCATGGCCGACGATTAGAGACCTCGGGCGGCGAATTTGCAGGGGTGGTCATTTCTAGCATTGTTCCTGAGGTATTTGCTGACGCGCTTGAGCAGATGCATGTGTATGAGGGCGAGAGCATTGCGTTGATCGATTCTGATTCTAAGTTAATTGCTAGGCATCCCACTCCAGAAGAGCAATTTCCTATCGGTATGAGAGTTGAGAGCGCGCAAGCTTCTCAGGAGGAGGCAAGAGAGCTGGCGAACGGGGAGGTTGCCTGGTCATTAAAAGCGCTCTCGCCCATTGATGGTCGTGAGCGCCTCTTTCGCATGCAAAGGGTAGGTGAGTATCCCATGCTGGCCGTGGTCGGCGTTGATTTGCACCAATTGCTGGCTGCTTGGCGCCAGCGTGCTTTGATTTTAACGCTGGTGATGGCCGTTATTGCCCTGCTGGGTGCCTGGGGGGCGCGTCACTACTTGAACCGTTTAGCGTTGGCGCATCAATTGCGCCAGCGTATCGAAGAGCGTGAACAGGCGCGCGCCGAGGCGCAAATCGCTGCTGCCGCCTTCCAGACTCACTTGGGCATTCTGATTACCGATCCACGGGGCACCATTCTCAAGGTTAATGAGACCTTCAGCCGCATTACCGGCTATAACGAAGCCGAGATAGTGGGTAATAACCCGCGTATGTTTAGCTCTGGCCTACAAAATGCCACCTTTTATCGCCGCTTATGGAAGCGTGTTAGCAAAACCGGCAGTTGGGAAGGCGAGATTTGGAACCAGCGTAAGAATGGTGAACTGTTTCCCGAGTGGCTAACCATCAGCGCGGTGTACGGCGCAGATGGCATATTAACTCACTACGTGGCCACCATGAGCGATATCAGCGAGCGCAAAGTTGCTGAGCAAGAGATTCATCAACTGGCGTTTTATGACACCTTAACCGGATTGGCAAACCGACGGCTGTTTATGGATCGCATCGGTACTGCCCTCAAAGAGCTTCAGCGTCATCAGCGTTGTGGTGCGCTGCTATTTATTGATATCGATAACTTCAAACAGATTAATGACACTTTGGGTCACTATGCGGGTGACCTGGTGTTACAGAGCGTTGCCCGCCGGATGGGCCAGATGCTGCGCGATACCGATACCTTAGCGCGGCTGGGGAGCGATGAATTTGCGGTATTAATTGAGGGCGTGGATAGCAATTACGCTCAAACCACTCGGCTGGCGGAGCGTATCGCGCATAAGTTGCTGGCAGTGCTTAACGAACCAATCACCCTGGCTGAAGAGAGCATCACTGTGACGGGGAGTATTGGTATTGCGATTATGGCGAGCAATGAGTACGGCGTTGATGACTATCTGCAGCAGGTCGATATGGCGCTCTTTCAGGCTAAGAGCAACGGTCGCCATGGTATGTGCTTTTTTGACCCTTCAATGCAGGCGGCGCTACTGGCTCATGTGAAACTAGAGGCTGATCTGCGCCAAGCGCAGGCAAGTCAACAGTGGCAGCTCTATTACCAGCCCCAGGTGGATCACTACGGTACGATCACAGGTGTAGAGGCGTTGCTGCGCTGGCATCATCCTGAGCGCGGCATGGTCTCTCCAGGCGATTTCATTCCACTGTTGGAAAGCAGTGAGCTGATAAACGATGTGGGCGAATGGGCTCTGGAAGATGCCTGCTATCAATTGGCTCGCTGGGCGCAGCACCAAAGGCTTAGCAAATTGTCCGTCTCGGTGAATATCAGTCCGCTACAGTTTCGCGATGAGCACTTTCTGACCCGTGTAGAGGGGGTATTTGCGCGTACCCAGGCGCCGCTTCAACGGCTAAAGCTGGAAGTGACAGAGTCGTTGTTTGTGGAAGCGCGAGATGACGCTAGGGAGAAAATGCTCGCCCTTAAAGCGCGCGGCGTACGCTTCTCTTTGGATGATTTTGGTACCGGCTACTCGTCCCTGGCTTATTTAGCTCACTTGCCGCTGGATCAGCTAAAAATCGACCAATCCTTTGTGCAGCAGGTGCTCGAAAGCCAGGCCAACGCGGCGATTGTCGAGAGTACCATTGCCCTGGCAGAGAGCCTCAATCTAGAGGTCATTGCGGAAGGGGTAGAGACCAAAGCGCAGCAGGCGTGGTTACTGGCGCACGAATGCTACGCGTATCAAGGTTATCTGTTTGGGCGTCCGGTCACCGTAGAGGCCATTGAGAAATTGGTGACGGGCGATTAA
- the glp gene encoding gephyrin-like molybdotransferase Glp — MTLSCFDLGEQMLSVDEARQALATLIERPLGSEQIPLAQALGRRLAAAVQAPINVPQNTNAAMDGVALALPREGVGAKQTHWPLAGEVLAGQYRRELVPAGHCVRITTGAPLPPGTDTVVMSEQLREPIEDDKPAHVTIESPELLKHGQHVRQAGEDIALGDTAFSAGARLDAASLGLLASLGYAEISVNQRPKVAIFSTGNEVTAPGEPLPQAGIYDANRFTLMGLLAEHGADVIDLGILPDDLNAIKTALEDAAAQSDLVITSGGVSVGQADFTRDALEQLGRLAFWRVALRPGRPMACGWLGKKRTPFVGLPGNPVAVMVTFLQFVSPLLDRLNGQPLAPPHRLYAVTESLLKSRLKRTDFIRGVYHTDSEGRLLVRSTGAQGSGILTSMVAANCLIELADDQAGAQPGEVVSIQPLTGWL, encoded by the coding sequence ATGACCCTCTCCTGCTTTGATCTTGGCGAGCAGATGCTTAGCGTGGATGAAGCGCGCCAGGCGCTCGCCACCTTGATTGAACGCCCGCTGGGCAGCGAGCAGATTCCGCTGGCGCAGGCTCTCGGCCGCCGCTTGGCCGCCGCCGTCCAGGCACCCATTAACGTGCCACAAAATACCAATGCGGCCATGGACGGCGTAGCACTAGCCTTGCCTAGAGAAGGTGTTGGGGCCAAGCAAACCCACTGGCCGCTTGCCGGTGAGGTATTGGCCGGGCAGTATCGTCGCGAATTAGTACCTGCCGGTCACTGCGTGCGCATCACCACCGGCGCCCCCTTGCCGCCGGGCACCGATACAGTGGTAATGAGTGAACAACTGCGCGAACCGATAGAAGATGATAAGCCTGCGCATGTGACCATCGAGTCTCCAGAGCTCCTCAAGCACGGCCAACATGTCCGCCAGGCCGGTGAGGATATTGCCCTCGGTGACACAGCCTTTTCTGCGGGAGCACGGCTCGATGCCGCCTCGCTGGGGCTTTTGGCGTCACTGGGTTATGCCGAGATCAGCGTGAACCAGCGCCCAAAGGTCGCGATTTTTTCCACTGGCAATGAAGTGACCGCCCCCGGCGAACCGCTGCCCCAGGCAGGCATTTATGATGCCAATCGTTTCACCCTTATGGGTTTGCTGGCCGAACACGGCGCCGACGTCATTGACCTGGGCATCCTGCCAGACGATTTAAACGCTATTAAAACGGCCCTTGAAGACGCTGCGGCGCAAAGCGACTTGGTGATCACTAGCGGCGGCGTTTCCGTCGGCCAGGCTGACTTTACCCGCGACGCCCTTGAACAACTGGGCCGACTGGCCTTTTGGCGGGTAGCGCTGCGACCTGGCCGCCCGATGGCCTGCGGTTGGCTGGGTAAAAAGCGCACACCGTTTGTTGGCTTGCCCGGCAATCCGGTAGCGGTCATGGTAACCTTTCTACAGTTTGTTTCGCCGCTGTTGGATCGGCTTAATGGGCAACCATTGGCGCCACCACACCGTCTTTATGCCGTTACCGAAAGTCTCTTAAAAAGCCGCTTGAAGCGTACTGATTTTATCCGCGGCGTTTACCATACTGATAGCGAAGGACGGTTACTCGTGCGCAGTACCGGTGCCCAGGGTTCTGGCATTTTAACCTCGATGGTGGCTGCGAACTGTTTGATTGAGCTTGCCGACGACCAGGCAGGCGCGCAACCGGGCGAGGTAGTCAGCATACAACCACTAACGGGATGGCTATGA
- the mobA gene encoding molybdenum cofactor guanylyltransferase MobA codes for MIPTHELTGMILAGGEGRRMGGRDKGLEPFAGLPLVGHVVKRLEGQVGELLINANRNADAYRFFADRVIADLVMDGAEGGFKGPLMGIYSGLRAAKTPWLLVAPCDSPALPDDLVARMIKGIGHHDIAVAFDGERLHPVVALLRTSLADDLAATLAEGERKIDRWYARHDWCRVDMSDCTDAFANLNTEEEKLRLETTLFNSSAKEAR; via the coding sequence ATGATCCCCACTCACGAACTCACCGGCATGATTCTCGCGGGCGGCGAAGGGCGCCGAATGGGTGGCCGTGACAAAGGGCTTGAACCTTTCGCAGGCCTGCCCCTCGTCGGCCATGTGGTGAAGCGCCTTGAAGGCCAGGTGGGCGAGCTGCTGATCAACGCCAATCGCAATGCTGACGCCTACCGTTTTTTCGCAGATCGCGTTATAGCGGATCTTGTAATGGACGGCGCTGAAGGCGGCTTTAAAGGCCCGCTGATGGGGATCTATAGCGGACTAAGGGCTGCAAAAACGCCATGGTTGCTGGTCGCGCCCTGCGACTCCCCCGCCCTGCCAGACGATTTAGTGGCGCGCATGATAAAAGGTATTGGCCATCATGATATCGCCGTGGCCTTTGACGGCGAACGGCTGCACCCGGTGGTTGCGCTGCTGCGCACGTCTCTAGCCGATGATTTGGCCGCCACCCTGGCCGAGGGCGAACGTAAAATCGACCGTTGGTATGCCCGCCACGACTGGTGCCGAGTCGATATGTCGGACTGCACCGATGCGTTTGCCAATCTTAATACTGAGGAGGAGAAGCTTCGTCTGGAAACGACGCTGTTTAACTCCTCAGCCAAGGAGGCCCGATGA
- a CDS encoding DUF3305 domain-containing protein, giving the protein MSDNLRALSITLVAEPKQVKNFTLTQWRIAELTLGDQGPIVLNLQLSMTERAAYRFNLTSTTPRLFVRSGFTGQTPKPDAITASQDVAAGWMDGEQQVLEAPMPMAIQVWIESYLARHGEAPMEMRKKKRKGAGRAKETPTKEQPQ; this is encoded by the coding sequence ATGTCTGATAATTTACGTGCACTGAGCATCACCCTGGTCGCCGAACCGAAGCAGGTGAAAAACTTTACGCTAACCCAGTGGCGTATAGCCGAGCTTACCCTGGGTGACCAAGGTCCTATCGTGCTTAATCTGCAGCTGTCGATGACCGAACGTGCGGCCTACCGTTTCAACCTAACGTCTACTACCCCAAGGCTATTTGTGCGGTCGGGTTTTACCGGACAAACACCCAAACCAGATGCGATCACCGCCAGCCAGGACGTGGCGGCTGGGTGGATGGATGGCGAGCAGCAGGTGCTCGAAGCGCCGATGCCTATGGCTATTCAGGTCTGGATTGAGAGCTACCTCGCACGTCATGGCGAGGCGCCGATGGAGATGCGCAAGAAAAAACGTAAAGGGGCGGGGCGAGCCAAAGAGACCCCCACCAAGGAGCAGCCGCAATGA
- a CDS encoding formate dehydrogenase accessory sulfurtransferase FdhD, whose product MHALQLSRARLPATTEISIVDEYGDARQQAIAAERALTVYLNKREIVTLMTLGDDPEALVVGYLRNQGLLSAAADLEAVQVDWEVEAAVVITRHLPEDLEVRLSTRTVTTGCGQGTVFGKLLDQTALTALPNTQLAQSTLYQLLQNLNAYNETYRSAGAVHGCALCQQTDVLDFVEDVGRHNAVDTLAGRQWLQQADSANADIFYTTGRLTSEMVLKVAQMGISVLVSRSGVTQKGVELAERFGVMLIARAKGRHFQAINTQNRLVLDAIPPRPSHARSSKEASS is encoded by the coding sequence ATGCACGCTCTTCAGTTAAGCCGAGCCCGCTTACCGGCCACCACCGAGATCAGTATCGTCGATGAGTACGGCGATGCACGCCAGCAGGCGATCGCCGCTGAAAGAGCGTTGACGGTCTACCTCAACAAGCGCGAAATTGTCACTTTAATGACCTTGGGCGACGACCCAGAGGCACTGGTGGTCGGCTATCTGCGCAACCAAGGGCTGCTAAGCGCCGCGGCTGATTTAGAAGCCGTCCAAGTCGATTGGGAAGTAGAAGCGGCGGTCGTGATTACACGCCATCTGCCCGAAGATTTAGAAGTACGTCTAAGCACCCGCACGGTCACCACCGGCTGCGGCCAAGGCACGGTCTTTGGCAAACTGCTCGACCAAACCGCGCTAACGGCGCTGCCTAATACTCAACTGGCACAATCCACGCTCTATCAATTGCTGCAAAACCTCAATGCGTACAACGAGACTTACCGCAGCGCTGGCGCCGTTCACGGCTGCGCGCTGTGCCAGCAAACCGACGTGCTCGACTTTGTAGAAGACGTAGGACGACATAATGCAGTCGATACCTTGGCGGGGCGTCAATGGCTACAACAGGCCGACAGCGCTAATGCGGACATTTTCTACACCACTGGCCGACTGACGTCCGAGATGGTGCTCAAAGTGGCGCAAATGGGCATTAGCGTGCTGGTCTCTCGCTCGGGCGTCACCCAAAAAGGCGTCGAACTGGCCGAACGCTTTGGCGTGATGCTAATCGCCCGCGCCAAAGGGCGCCATTTCCAAGCGATCAACACCCAAAACCGTTTAGTCCTGGACGCTATTCCACCGCGGCCATCCCATGCCCGTTCATCTAAAGAGGCAAGCTCATGA
- the moaA gene encoding GTP 3',8-cyclase MoaA, with the protein MTEQRPAQPHANQQRSVQPEADQQLIDDFGRRISYVRISVTDRCDFRCVYCMSEEMTFLPRAQVLTLEEIAMVARAFTELGVEKIRLTGGEPLVRRGIEQLVDEIGAMPGLNDFTMTTNGASLRKHAKQLYASGLRRLNISLDSLNAERFKQLTRTGDLAKVIDGIRAAKEAGFKRIKLNAVILKGRNDDEVIDLVTFARQENLDISFIEEMPLGDVSDHSRAETFYSSDDVQALIETRYPLIPTTETTPGPSRYFKMADSDSRVGFISPHSHNFCDTCNRVRVTVEGRLLLCLGNEHSVDLRAVLRRHPGNMQALKEAIINALPLKPERHHFTTDGDVQVVRFMNMTGG; encoded by the coding sequence ATGACCGAGCAACGACCCGCACAACCACACGCTAATCAACAGCGATCTGTCCAGCCAGAGGCTGACCAGCAATTGATCGACGACTTTGGTCGGCGCATTAGCTACGTGCGCATCTCGGTCACCGATCGCTGCGATTTCCGCTGCGTGTACTGCATGAGCGAGGAGATGACGTTTCTGCCCCGCGCCCAGGTACTGACACTTGAAGAGATCGCCATGGTGGCGCGCGCCTTCACCGAGCTTGGGGTTGAAAAGATTCGCCTGACGGGCGGCGAACCGCTGGTGCGCCGTGGCATTGAGCAACTGGTTGATGAGATCGGTGCGATGCCAGGCCTTAACGACTTCACCATGACCACCAATGGTGCCAGCCTACGCAAGCACGCTAAGCAGCTTTACGCCAGCGGTCTGCGGCGGCTGAACATCAGCCTGGATTCGCTGAATGCGGAGCGCTTCAAGCAGCTCACCCGCACCGGTGATTTGGCCAAAGTCATCGACGGCATTCGTGCTGCTAAAGAAGCAGGCTTTAAACGCATCAAGCTCAACGCGGTGATCTTAAAAGGTCGCAACGACGACGAAGTGATCGACCTGGTCACCTTTGCCCGCCAGGAAAATCTCGATATTAGCTTTATCGAAGAGATGCCGCTGGGCGATGTTTCCGACCATTCGCGGGCGGAAACCTTCTACTCCAGTGACGATGTTCAAGCATTGATCGAAACGCGCTATCCGCTGATCCCTACGACCGAAACCACCCCCGGCCCATCGCGCTACTTCAAAATGGCCGACAGCGACAGCCGGGTTGGGTTTATTTCCCCCCATAGCCACAACTTTTGCGATACCTGTAACCGGGTGCGCGTGACCGTGGAAGGCCGTTTGCTGCTTTGCCTAGGCAACGAACACTCGGTGGATCTGCGCGCCGTGCTGCGCCGCCACCCCGGCAATATGCAGGCACTCAAAGAGGCGATCATCAATGCTCTGCCGCTTAAGCCCGAGCGCCACCACTTCACCACCGATGGCGATGTCCAGGTAGTACGCTTTATGAATATGACGGGGGGCTAG